A single Rubrivivax gelatinosus IL144 DNA region contains:
- the glgX gene encoding glycogen debranching protein GlgX has product MDRLTGMLQAGRSWPLGASWDGHGVNFAVFSAHASAVELCLFDAEGTHEIARAALPAQSGDVWHGYLPGAKPGLIYGLRAHGPWRPERGHRFNPHKVLLDPWAREIVGSFDWSGPHFANDREHPLDLDMHDNARQALKARVVHDHVDWYGDAHPRTPLADTVIYELHVKGFTRRMLGVPEAVRGSYAGLASDAAIAHLRRLGVTAVELLPVHQHLDEQRLVANGLANYWGYNSIGFFCPEPRYAATGHPREEFRTMVRRLHAAGIEVILDVVFNHTAESDEFGPTISWRGLDNASWYRLPVEQRSAYENITGTGNALDLRHPRVLQMVLDSLRYWVQEMHVDGFRFDLAPVLARGDWGFEAAGAFFKTLAQDPVLAGAKLIAEPWDIGPGGYQLGHFPSGWLEWNDRFRDCARAFWLGGDCRRGELALRVAGSSDIFQARRRPPTESINYVVSHDGFTLADLVSYDVRHNEANLEGNRDGHGHNLSWNCGIEGPSDDPDVLRLRRRLQRALLATVLLSQGTPMLCAGDELGHTQHGNNNPYCQDNETTWIDWGRADESLVAFTAHVIALRRRYLPLAQRWYTGLQDMRGRHDLSWLRRDGQAMTLADWNDRVSRVLGAYIGAPGRTDSPLLLLVNAVDADTGFRLPPGDWHAELDTAEADGRSAWRGSDVDYPLRARSLVLLRNAAA; this is encoded by the coding sequence ATGGACCGCCTGACCGGCATGCTGCAGGCCGGCCGCTCGTGGCCGCTGGGCGCGAGCTGGGACGGCCATGGCGTCAACTTCGCGGTCTTCTCGGCGCACGCCAGCGCCGTCGAGCTGTGCCTGTTCGACGCCGAGGGCACGCACGAGATCGCCCGCGCGGCGCTGCCGGCGCAAAGCGGCGACGTCTGGCACGGCTACCTGCCCGGCGCCAAGCCGGGGCTGATCTACGGCCTGCGCGCCCACGGCCCCTGGCGCCCGGAGCGCGGCCACCGCTTCAACCCGCACAAGGTGCTGCTCGACCCCTGGGCGCGCGAGATCGTCGGCAGCTTCGACTGGAGCGGCCCGCATTTCGCCAACGACCGCGAGCACCCGCTGGACCTGGACATGCACGACAACGCGCGCCAGGCGCTCAAGGCGCGTGTCGTGCACGACCACGTCGACTGGTACGGCGACGCGCACCCGCGCACGCCGCTGGCCGACACCGTGATCTACGAGCTGCACGTCAAGGGCTTCACGCGCCGCATGCTGGGCGTTCCCGAGGCGGTGCGCGGCAGCTACGCCGGGCTGGCCTCGGACGCCGCGATCGCCCACCTGCGCCGGCTGGGCGTCACCGCCGTCGAGCTGCTGCCGGTGCACCAGCACCTGGACGAGCAGCGCCTCGTCGCCAACGGCCTGGCCAACTACTGGGGCTACAACTCCATCGGCTTCTTCTGCCCCGAGCCGCGCTACGCCGCCACCGGCCACCCGCGCGAGGAGTTCCGCACGATGGTGCGGCGGCTGCACGCCGCGGGCATCGAGGTCATCCTCGACGTCGTCTTCAACCACACCGCCGAGAGCGACGAGTTCGGGCCGACGATCAGCTGGCGCGGCCTGGACAACGCCAGCTGGTACCGCCTGCCCGTCGAGCAGCGCTCGGCCTACGAGAACATCACCGGCACCGGCAACGCGCTGGACCTGCGCCATCCGCGCGTGCTGCAGATGGTGCTCGACAGCCTGCGCTACTGGGTGCAGGAGATGCACGTCGACGGCTTCCGCTTCGACCTCGCGCCGGTGCTGGCGCGCGGCGACTGGGGTTTCGAGGCCGCCGGCGCCTTCTTCAAGACGCTGGCCCAGGACCCGGTGCTCGCCGGCGCCAAGCTGATCGCCGAGCCCTGGGACATCGGCCCGGGCGGCTACCAGCTCGGCCACTTCCCCAGCGGCTGGCTGGAGTGGAACGACCGCTTTCGCGACTGCGCGCGGGCGTTTTGGCTCGGCGGCGACTGCCGGCGCGGCGAACTGGCGCTGCGCGTCGCCGGCTCCTCGGACATCTTCCAGGCCCGGCGCCGGCCGCCCACCGAGTCGATCAACTACGTCGTCTCGCACGACGGCTTCACGCTCGCCGACCTCGTCAGCTACGACGTGCGCCACAACGAGGCCAACCTCGAGGGCAACCGCGACGGCCACGGCCACAACCTGAGCTGGAACTGCGGCATCGAGGGCCCCAGCGACGACCCCGACGTGCTGCGCCTGCGCCGGCGCCTGCAGCGCGCGCTGCTGGCCACCGTGCTGCTGTCGCAGGGCACGCCGATGCTGTGCGCCGGCGACGAACTCGGCCACACCCAGCACGGCAACAACAACCCGTACTGCCAGGACAACGAGACGACCTGGATCGACTGGGGCCGCGCCGACGAGTCGCTGGTCGCCTTCACGGCGCACGTCATCGCGCTGAGGCGGCGCTATCTGCCGCTGGCCCAGCGCTGGTACACCGGGCTGCAGGACATGCGCGGCCGCCACGACCTGAGCTGGCTGCGCCGCGACGGCCAGGCGATGACGCTGGCCGACTGGAACGACCGCGTCTCGCGCGTGCTCGGCGCCTACATCGGCGCACCGGGCCGCACCGACTCGCCGCTGCTGCTGCTGGTCAACGCGGTCGACGCCGACACCGGCTTCCGGCTGCCGCCGGGCGACTGGCACGCCGAACTCGACACCGCCGAAGCCGACGGCCGCAGTGCCTGGCGCGGCAGCGACGTCGACTACCCGCTGCGCGCACGCAGCCTGGTGCTGCTGCGCAACGCCGCAGCCTGA
- the malQ gene encoding 4-alpha-glucanotransferase, protein MRLPRSSGILLHPTSLPGPHGSGDLGPAAYHFVDWLASAGQRLWQVLPLGGIGPGNSPYMSPSAFAGNVLLIDLGELQSQGWLDAADLEPAPGLFATHVDYGAVTSFRMERLARAAARFAASASEESRAAFDTFCESHRSWLDDYALFMALSEAHEGVDWCDWAPGLALRRAGALATAHRTHAERVAFWRFCQWSFFRQWAQLRAYAARKGVKIVGDAPIFIAHHSADVWARPELFELDPEGRPTVVAGVPPDFFSATGQRWGNPLYRWSAHAAEGYAWWIERLRRTFELVDIVRIDHFRGFAAHWEIPASEPTAVNGRWVPGPGAALFEAVQQALGTLPVLAEDLGVITPDVEALRRRFEFPGMLILQFAFGGDAANRYLPHHHEHDAVVYTGTHDNDTVAGWWAGASDTERHFARGYFGVDGHDMPWTLIRAACMSIADTAIHPLQDVLCLGGEHRMNRPGADDGCWRWRFQWNDVHPWHGRRLAEFCRLYGRTPAA, encoded by the coding sequence ATGCGACTTCCCCGTTCGAGCGGGATCCTGCTGCACCCCACCTCGCTGCCGGGCCCGCACGGCTCGGGCGACCTGGGCCCGGCGGCCTATCACTTCGTCGACTGGCTGGCCAGCGCCGGCCAGCGTCTGTGGCAGGTGCTGCCGCTGGGGGGCATCGGCCCCGGCAACTCGCCCTACATGAGCCCGTCGGCCTTCGCCGGCAACGTGCTGCTGATCGACCTGGGCGAGCTCCAGAGCCAGGGCTGGCTGGACGCCGCCGACCTCGAGCCCGCGCCTGGCCTGTTCGCCACCCACGTCGACTACGGGGCCGTCACCAGCTTCCGCATGGAGCGGCTGGCGCGCGCCGCGGCCCGTTTCGCCGCGTCGGCCAGCGAGGAGTCGCGCGCCGCCTTCGACACCTTCTGCGAGTCGCACCGCAGCTGGCTCGACGATTACGCGCTGTTCATGGCGCTGTCCGAGGCGCACGAAGGCGTCGACTGGTGCGACTGGGCGCCGGGCCTGGCGCTGCGCCGCGCCGGCGCGCTGGCCACCGCCCACCGCACGCACGCCGAGCGCGTCGCCTTCTGGCGCTTCTGCCAGTGGAGCTTCTTCCGGCAGTGGGCGCAGCTGCGCGCCTACGCCGCGCGCAAGGGCGTGAAGATCGTCGGCGACGCGCCGATCTTCATCGCCCACCACAGCGCCGACGTCTGGGCCCGCCCGGAGCTCTTCGAGCTCGACCCCGAGGGCCGGCCGACCGTCGTCGCCGGCGTGCCGCCGGACTTCTTCAGCGCCACAGGCCAGCGTTGGGGCAACCCGCTGTACCGCTGGAGCGCGCACGCCGCCGAGGGCTACGCCTGGTGGATCGAACGCCTGCGCCGCACTTTCGAGCTCGTCGACATCGTGCGCATCGACCATTTCCGCGGCTTCGCGGCGCACTGGGAGATCCCGGCCTCGGAGCCGACGGCGGTCAACGGCCGCTGGGTGCCCGGCCCCGGCGCGGCGCTGTTCGAGGCCGTGCAGCAGGCGCTGGGCACGCTGCCGGTGCTGGCCGAGGACCTGGGCGTCATCACGCCCGACGTCGAGGCGCTGCGCCGGCGTTTCGAGTTCCCCGGCATGCTGATCCTGCAGTTCGCCTTCGGCGGCGACGCCGCCAACCGCTACCTGCCACACCACCACGAGCACGACGCCGTGGTCTACACCGGCACGCACGACAACGACACGGTGGCCGGCTGGTGGGCCGGGGCTTCGGACACCGAGCGCCACTTCGCGCGCGGCTACTTCGGCGTCGACGGCCACGACATGCCGTGGACGCTGATCCGCGCCGCCTGCATGAGCATCGCCGACACCGCGATCCATCCGCTGCAGGACGTGCTCTGCCTGGGCGGCGAACACCGCATGAACCGCCCCGGCGCCGACGACGGCTGCTGGCGCTGGCGTTTCCAGTGGAACGACGTGCACCCCTGGCACGGGCGCCGGCTGGCCGAGTTCTGCCGCCTCTACGGCCGCACGCCGGCCGCTTGA
- a CDS encoding branched-chain amino acid ABC transporter substrate-binding protein: MQFKLNVVVGAAAILMTGAVYAQDVVVKIGHVGPTSGGIAHLGKDNENGARMAIDELNAKGVTIGGKKVKWELLAEDDAADPKQGTAAAQKLVDSKVNGVIGHLNSGTTIPASKIYSDAGIPQISPSATNPKYTRNGYKTAFRVVADDVHLGGTLGKYAVTTLKGKNIAVIDDRTAYGQGVAEEFAKGVKAAGGNVVGREFTNDKATDFTAILTGLKSKKPDVIFFGGMDAVAGPMLRQMKQLGIDAKFMGGDGICSSELPKLAAGTMADSQVYCAEAGGVDGPGKVKLEQFKTAFKKKFNADVQIYAPYVYDATMVMADAMVKAGSADPAKYLPVLAKTTGYEGVTGTISFDEKGDIKNGALTLYTYKGGARQQIAVVR; encoded by the coding sequence ATGCAATTCAAGCTCAATGTGGTCGTCGGCGCGGCCGCCATCCTGATGACCGGCGCGGTGTACGCCCAGGACGTGGTCGTCAAGATCGGCCACGTCGGCCCGACCAGCGGTGGCATCGCGCACCTGGGCAAGGACAACGAGAACGGCGCCCGCATGGCCATCGACGAGCTCAACGCCAAGGGCGTGACGATCGGCGGCAAGAAGGTCAAGTGGGAACTGCTGGCCGAAGACGATGCGGCCGATCCGAAGCAGGGCACCGCCGCGGCGCAGAAGCTCGTCGACAGCAAGGTCAACGGCGTCATCGGCCACCTGAACTCGGGCACGACGATTCCGGCCTCGAAGATCTATTCGGACGCCGGCATTCCGCAAATCAGCCCGTCGGCCACCAACCCCAAGTACACGCGTAACGGCTACAAGACCGCGTTCCGCGTCGTCGCCGACGACGTTCACCTGGGCGGCACGCTCGGCAAGTACGCCGTGACCACGCTCAAGGGCAAGAACATCGCCGTCATCGACGACCGCACCGCCTACGGCCAGGGCGTCGCCGAAGAGTTCGCCAAGGGCGTCAAGGCTGCCGGCGGCAACGTCGTCGGCCGCGAGTTCACGAACGACAAGGCGACCGACTTCACCGCCATCCTGACCGGCCTGAAGTCCAAGAAGCCCGACGTGATCTTCTTCGGCGGCATGGACGCCGTGGCCGGCCCGATGCTGCGCCAGATGAAGCAGCTGGGCATCGACGCCAAGTTCATGGGCGGCGACGGCATCTGCTCGAGCGAGCTGCCGAAGCTGGCCGCCGGCACGATGGCCGACAGCCAGGTCTACTGCGCCGAAGCCGGTGGCGTGGACGGCCCGGGCAAGGTCAAGCTCGAGCAGTTCAAGACCGCGTTCAAGAAGAAGTTCAACGCCGACGTCCAGATCTACGCCCCGTACGTCTACGACGCCACGATGGTGATGGCCGACGCGATGGTCAAGGCCGGCTCGGCCGACCCGGCCAAGTACCTGCCGGTGCTGGCCAAGACCACCGGCTACGAAGGCGTGACCGGCACGATCTCCTTCGACGAGAAGGGCGACATCAAGAACGGCGCCCTGACGCTCTACACCTACAAGGGTGGCGCGCGCCAGCAGATCGCCGTCGTGCGCTGA